In Pleurocapsa sp. PCC 7319, the following are encoded in one genomic region:
- a CDS encoding secondary thiamine-phosphate synthase enzyme YjbQ has translation MKHHQIALKIRTTGKSLHKITNQVEQAVAQSSVNTGLCTIFVRHTSASLVIQENADPDVLRDLENFFAQLVPEDSMRYIHSAEGPDDMPAHIRSALTHTSEHIPISGGRLVLGTWQGIYLWEHRQRSHYRELIVHINGEQH, from the coding sequence ATGAAACACCATCAAATAGCTTTAAAAATTAGAACTACAGGAAAATCACTCCACAAAATTACCAATCAAGTTGAACAAGCCGTGGCACAATCTTCGGTAAATACTGGTTTGTGTACTATATTTGTCCGTCATACTTCTGCATCTTTGGTAATCCAAGAAAATGCCGATCCCGATGTCTTAAGGGATTTAGAAAACTTCTTTGCTCAATTAGTACCCGAAGATTCTATGCGCTATATTCACAGTGCGGAAGGTCCTGATGATATGCCAGCTCATATTCGCTCGGCTCTTACCCATACCTCGGAACATATTCCCATTTCTGGAGGGAGATTAGTTTTGGGTACCTGGCAGGGAATTTATCTCTGGGAACATCGTCAGCGTAGCCATTACAGAGAGTTGATTGTTCATATTAATGGTGAACAACATTGA
- a CDS encoding NAD(P)/FAD-dependent oxidoreductase — MSLTEEILSQQPDNVLERLRRADKFWSALRSGNIDAPDVVDTSTECLEDCEVDIVICGGTLGILLGAALQKLGWQVTLIERGILRGRTQEWNISRQELATLVELELLSEAELEQAIATEYNPARVSFQNGQEVWVKDVLNIGVDPVYLLETLKQKFLQAGGLLLENTAFKSAQVHPDGVILKAGEQAIKTRLLIDAMGHFSPIIKQVRKSAKPEAVCVVVGSCAQGFPENNTGDLIYSFTPIINYCQYFWEAFPARDGRTTYMFSYLDANPERPSLEYFMEEYLRLLPEYQNVSLEQLEFQRFLFGFFPAYKNSPIKLPFNRILPVGDSAGGQSPVSFGGFGAMIRHLKRLTYGINEALTLDSLNSKDLAILQPYQPNISVTWLFQQTMSVEVGKQVNPQQINNLMNGVFAVMERLGDSVLKPFLQDVIQFIPLAKTLPLVNPKLVVPLIPQIGIKSLVNWTAHYLNLAMYGSFYSAAKLVQPVVKNLSPTQQYYYHRWLDAWKYGSGGDYDE; from the coding sequence ATGAGCTTAACAGAAGAAATACTCTCACAACAGCCTGATAATGTCCTTGAAAGACTGCGAAGAGCAGATAAGTTTTGGTCAGCTTTGCGCTCAGGAAATATAGATGCTCCAGATGTAGTTGACACAAGTACAGAATGTTTGGAAGATTGCGAAGTTGATATCGTTATTTGTGGAGGTACATTAGGCATCTTGTTGGGTGCTGCATTACAAAAACTTGGTTGGCAAGTTACCTTGATTGAGCGGGGAATTTTACGAGGCAGAACACAAGAATGGAACATCTCCCGCCAAGAATTAGCCACTTTGGTTGAATTAGAGCTATTGTCTGAAGCTGAATTAGAACAGGCGATCGCCACAGAATATAATCCTGCTCGAGTTAGTTTTCAAAACGGACAAGAAGTATGGGTAAAAGATGTTTTAAATATCGGGGTCGATCCAGTTTATTTATTAGAAACACTAAAACAAAAATTTCTTCAAGCTGGTGGTTTATTACTGGAAAACACAGCGTTTAAGTCCGCCCAAGTACATCCTGATGGAGTAATACTAAAAGCAGGAGAACAGGCAATTAAAACTCGCTTGCTGATTGATGCTATGGGTCACTTTTCACCAATCATTAAACAGGTAAGAAAAAGTGCAAAACCCGAAGCAGTCTGTGTGGTAGTTGGTAGCTGCGCCCAGGGCTTTCCTGAAAATAATACAGGAGATTTAATTTATTCTTTTACACCCATCATCAACTATTGCCAGTATTTTTGGGAAGCGTTTCCTGCCAGAGATGGTCGTACAACCTATATGTTTAGCTACTTAGATGCTAACCCCGAAAGACCTAGCCTCGAATACTTTATGGAGGAATATTTAAGACTGCTACCAGAATATCAAAACGTTAGCTTAGAACAGCTAGAATTTCAGCGATTTTTATTTGGTTTTTTCCCTGCTTACAAGAATAGTCCGATCAAGTTACCGTTTAATCGCATCTTACCCGTGGGAGATAGTGCGGGAGGACAATCTCCAGTTAGCTTTGGTGGTTTTGGGGCAATGATACGTCACCTCAAACGTCTGACTTATGGTATCAATGAAGCTCTAACCTTAGATAGTTTAAACAGTAAAGATTTAGCTATATTGCAACCTTATCAACCCAATATATCTGTTACCTGGCTATTTCAGCAAACTATGAGTGTTGAGGTGGGCAAGCAAGTTAATCCACAACAAATTAATAATTTAATGAATGGCGTCTTTGCAGTGATGGAGCGTTTAGGAGATAGTGTCCTCAAACCATTTTTACAGGATGTAATTCAATTTATCCCTCTGGCGAAGACCCTACCCCTAGTCAATCCTAAGCTAGTTGTTCCTTTGATACCGCAGATTGGAATCAAATCTCTGGTCAATTGGACTGCTCACTATCTTAATTTGGCAATGTACGGTAGTTTTTATAGCGCAGCTAAATTAGTTCAGCCAGTAGTCAAAAATTTATCTCCGACTCAGCAGTATTATTATCATCGTTGGCTAGATGCCTGGAAGTATGGTTCTGGTGGGGATTATGATGAGTAA
- a CDS encoding bis(5'-nucleosyl)-tetraphosphatase produces the protein MIVFVMRSLSMQKVKSCGVICFTKTKQPSFLLMKRSHRYDLPKGHIEPGETELQCALRELSEETGITKRQVCLELDFRYRTIYYPRYRLFGGQKVEKSLVIFLAWVSEELEIVMTEHSSSEWIKWNPPHYFHNRIIDELLLAVDRFL, from the coding sequence ATGATCGTCTTTGTAATGCGATCGCTCTCCATGCAAAAAGTAAAATCCTGTGGTGTAATTTGTTTCACTAAAACTAAACAACCATCATTTCTCTTAATGAAGCGATCGCATCGTTACGATCTACCTAAAGGTCATATTGAACCAGGGGAAACAGAGCTACAGTGCGCTTTACGAGAGTTATCTGAAGAAACAGGAATTACTAAACGACAAGTTTGCTTGGAATTGGATTTCCGCTATAGAACAATTTATTATCCACGATACAGACTTTTTGGTGGGCAAAAAGTTGAGAAATCGCTGGTTATTTTTTTGGCTTGGGTCAGTGAAGAATTAGAAATTGTGATGACAGAACATAGTTCTTCGGAGTGGATTAAATGGAATCCTCCCCATTATTTCCATAATCGGATCATTGATGAGTTGTTGTTGGCAGTAGATCGGTTTTTATAA
- a CDS encoding GMC oxidoreductase, producing the protein MIIDDRFYDVIIVGTGAGGGTLTRKLAEAGKKILVLEQGEFTDKESSELVEVEVFKKEDYHAPEQWYDREGEPFNPQTSYCVGGNTKIYSGAFLRFREKDFEQVQHQDGISPEWPLKYQDFEPYYTEAEKLYRTHGKAGDDPTEPTRSQDYPIPPVDRIPPIQEISDRLFKYGLHPAYLPIGIGDEGRTDSEDTGVSPAIQAGHDVTLKTSAKVVALHTNASGSEVKAVEAQINGQSYLFMGHIVVLSCGAINSAALLLRSANEKHPRGLANSSDLMGRNLMKHLMTVILQQSPQPHSGLFQRTMYINDFYWGDEDFPYPMGHIQDAGGILQDVIFSESPPILSVAAKLMPGFGLKQLAKRSLGWWLQTEDLPDPNNRVRLTDNKLYVDYTPNNLEAHDRLLYRWQEVLKTTDKQSRGIHPYGTVPIQVVAHQCGTCRFGENPQTSVLNLNCRTHDVENLYVVDSSFFPSSAAIGPALTVIANALRVGDYLIEQLS; encoded by the coding sequence ATGATTATCGATGATCGCTTTTACGATGTAATTATTGTTGGTACGGGTGCGGGGGGAGGGACATTAACTCGCAAATTAGCCGAAGCTGGCAAAAAGATTTTGGTATTAGAACAGGGAGAGTTTACCGATAAAGAAAGTTCTGAATTAGTTGAAGTTGAAGTATTTAAGAAAGAAGATTATCACGCCCCAGAGCAATGGTACGATCGCGAGGGTGAACCATTTAATCCTCAAACTAGCTACTGTGTCGGTGGCAATACTAAAATTTATAGTGGAGCTTTTTTAAGATTTCGAGAAAAAGATTTTGAGCAAGTACAGCATCAAGATGGTATTTCCCCTGAATGGCCTTTAAAATATCAAGATTTTGAACCTTATTACACCGAAGCAGAAAAGCTGTATCGCACTCATGGTAAAGCAGGGGATGATCCCACAGAACCGACTAGAAGCCAAGATTATCCCATACCACCTGTCGATCGCATCCCACCTATCCAAGAAATCAGCGATCGCCTTTTTAAATACGGACTACACCCGGCTTACTTACCTATTGGGATCGGAGATGAAGGACGCACGGATTCAGAAGATACAGGAGTTAGCCCCGCAATACAGGCAGGTCATGATGTAACGTTGAAAACGTCGGCTAAAGTCGTAGCTTTACATACCAATGCTTCAGGAAGTGAGGTTAAAGCCGTTGAAGCTCAGATAAACGGACAATCTTATCTATTTATGGGTCATATTGTCGTACTTTCCTGTGGGGCGATTAATTCTGCTGCTTTATTATTGCGATCGGCAAATGAAAAACATCCTCGCGGTCTGGCTAATAGTTCCGATTTAATGGGACGCAATCTAATGAAACACCTGATGACGGTCATCTTACAACAATCTCCTCAGCCTCATTCTGGATTATTTCAACGCACTATGTATATTAATGATTTCTATTGGGGTGATGAAGATTTTCCCTACCCAATGGGTCATATCCAAGATGCGGGAGGGATTTTACAAGACGTAATCTTTTCAGAATCTCCACCAATTTTATCGGTTGCCGCTAAATTAATGCCTGGATTTGGCTTAAAACAATTAGCGAAACGTTCCCTGGGCTGGTGGCTACAAACAGAAGATTTGCCCGATCCTAATAATCGAGTTAGGTTAACTGACAATAAGCTTTACGTAGACTATACTCCTAACAACCTTGAGGCACACGATCGCCTATTATATCGTTGGCAAGAAGTTCTCAAAACTACAGATAAGCAATCTCGCGGAATCCATCCTTACGGAACTGTTCCCATTCAAGTTGTGGCACATCAATGCGGTACTTGTCGCTTTGGCGAAAATCCTCAAACTTCAGTACTTAATCTCAACTGTCGTACTCACGATGTCGAGAATCTATATGTAGTCGATAGTAGTTTTTTTCCTTCTAGTGCAGCTATTGGTCCAGCCTTAACAGTCATTGCTAACGCATTAAGAGTAGGAGATTATTTAATTGAACAGTTGAGTTAA
- a CDS encoding GUN4 domain-containing protein, producing the protein MKFSGKITKLYVGGTISCTFLLSALALNLQPQITKASVTQLAQTLTPEEVNLRAKQITVRIDGASVGSGSLIEYSNNVYTVLTNWHVMKNPGEYIVQTIDGRKHPVDPASIKKLPGLDLAILQFTTNQNYQLAEIGNSGNLNEGQSIYFAGYPGELRKEDNRYYRFFPANLVGILPKSTENGYSLIYNGEAFPGMSGGPVFNQEGLMIGIHGEANVNAISGGTSNYAIPMNSYQEAIGSATSQSEIAKPDSQPIAKNPAPAVEETNIPETSSPPTTDVANQPEVESTPESEPTNPTSSQPDNSDQPEVSTDPDTITSVPTFTPAPTQETVNSEVENEVAESNESPTPDVVVESSAETESQPETDEALNQPNGSEAATTDAAKIPNKIALISEKTGIDYSVLRDLLKNQKWSEADLHTYKLIEQIVKTAKQQNKHVFIELKTIAEFSCPDITTIDYLWKKYSGNKFGFSSQQEVWQSVNQKGDFSTETWRQFATQVGWKKGEVSSGTGYLLYEQLSFNPTEAPVGHLPWWFALPEVEQKVIKHLFARCNFNPSAQEVEAEARDNKPPNNSQNTSDSQSEAAKNSESIIDQEPKSSNNHLSKNS; encoded by the coding sequence ATGAAATTTTCTGGGAAAATTACCAAACTATATGTAGGAGGAACAATCAGCTGTACCTTTCTACTAAGTGCCTTAGCTTTGAACCTACAACCACAAATTACCAAAGCTTCAGTTACTCAACTAGCTCAAACTCTTACTCCAGAAGAAGTTAATCTTCGTGCTAAGCAAATTACTGTGCGCATAGATGGTGCTAGTGTTGGTTCTGGTTCACTGATTGAATATTCTAATAATGTTTATACCGTGTTAACCAACTGGCACGTTATGAAAAATCCTGGAGAATATATTGTTCAGACCATTGACGGCAGAAAACATCCAGTTGATCCCGCCAGCATTAAAAAATTACCAGGGTTAGATTTAGCGATATTACAATTCACCACTAACCAGAACTATCAATTAGCCGAAATAGGTAATTCGGGAAATTTGAATGAAGGACAAAGTATTTATTTTGCTGGCTATCCTGGAGAATTACGTAAAGAAGATAATCGTTACTATCGCTTCTTTCCAGCTAACTTGGTTGGTATACTACCCAAATCAACAGAAAACGGCTATTCTCTCATCTATAATGGCGAAGCCTTTCCTGGTATGAGTGGGGGACCAGTATTTAACCAAGAGGGTTTGATGATCGGTATTCATGGGGAGGCTAATGTCAATGCCATATCTGGAGGGACTTCCAATTACGCAATTCCTATGAATAGTTATCAAGAGGCGATTGGCTCTGCCACCTCGCAAAGCGAGATCGCTAAGCCAGATAGTCAACCTATCGCCAAAAATCCAGCACCAGCAGTGGAAGAAACAAATATCCCAGAAACCTCATCTCCGCCAACTACCGATGTAGCTAACCAGCCGGAGGTTGAGTCAACTCCAGAATCAGAGCCAACTAATCCTACTTCCTCTCAACCAGATAACAGCGATCAGCCTGAAGTATCAACCGACCCCGATACTATTACTTCAGTACCTACTTTTACTCCTGCTCCTACTCAAGAAACTGTAAATTCTGAAGTTGAAAATGAAGTGGCAGAGTCGAATGAATCGCCAACTCCTGATGTAGTAGTTGAATCGTCAGCAGAAACTGAATCTCAACCTGAAACCGATGAAGCTCTTAACCAACCCAATGGATCAGAAGCAGCAACTACTGATGCTGCTAAAATTCCTAATAAAATAGCTTTGATTTCAGAGAAAACTGGTATTGATTACAGCGTGCTGCGTGATTTGTTAAAAAATCAAAAATGGTCAGAAGCTGATCTGCATACCTATAAGCTAATAGAGCAAATTGTCAAAACGGCTAAACAGCAAAATAAGCACGTATTTATTGAGCTCAAAACTATTGCCGAATTTTCTTGTCCTGATATCACGACTATTGATTATCTCTGGAAAAAATATAGTGGTAATAAATTTGGTTTTAGTTCACAGCAAGAAGTTTGGCAGAGTGTTAACCAAAAAGGAGATTTCTCAACTGAAACCTGGCGACAATTTGCGACACAAGTTGGTTGGAAAAAAGGTGAAGTCTCTAGCGGTACTGGATATCTACTATATGAACAATTAAGTTTTAATCCTACGGAGGCACCAGTAGGTCATCTTCCTTGGTGGTTTGCTCTGCCCGAGGTAGAACAGAAAGTGATCAAACATCTCTTCGCCCGCTGTAATTTTAATCCCTCGGCTCAGGAGGTAGAAGCAGAAGCCAGAGACAATAAACCCCCAAATAATTCCCAAAATACTTCTGATTCTCAGAGTGAAGCCGCTAAAAATAGCGAATCCATTATCGACCAAGAGCCAAAGTCTTCTAATAACCACCTGAGCAAAAATAGTTAA
- a CDS encoding heme-copper oxidase subunit III — protein MTSLEPTLDQEQLNHSSHAVYEHEHDEAGNSMFGFITFLLSESVIFLSFFAGYIVYKTTTSNWLPSGVEGLEVRDPTINTIILVSSSFVIYIAERYLHDKNLWGFRFFWLLTMAMGSYFLYGQAVEWNTLQFGFTSGVFGGTFYLLTGFHGLHVFTGVLLQGIMLIRSFIPGNYEDGQFGVEATSLFWHFVDVIWIILFILIYVWQ, from the coding sequence ATGACCAGTTTAGAACCTACTTTAGATCAAGAGCAATTAAACCATTCTAGCCACGCAGTATACGAACACGAACATGATGAAGCTGGCAATAGTATGTTCGGCTTCATTACCTTCTTGCTTTCTGAGAGCGTTATTTTCCTTAGTTTTTTTGCTGGCTACATAGTTTATAAAACCACAACCTCTAATTGGCTTCCTTCTGGTGTAGAAGGACTAGAGGTCAGAGACCCGACCATCAATACCATCATTCTTGTTTCCAGTAGTTTTGTGATCTATATTGCCGAACGCTATCTTCATGACAAAAATCTTTGGGGTTTTCGCTTCTTTTGGTTACTAACTATGGCTATGGGGAGCTATTTCCTCTATGGACAAGCAGTGGAATGGAATACTCTGCAATTTGGTTTTACTTCTGGCGTATTTGGCGGAACGTTCTATCTACTAACTGGTTTTCATGGTTTGCACGTCTTTACTGGTGTGCTGCTTCAGGGAATTATGCTAATTCGTTCCTTTATTCCTGGGAATTATGAAGACGGGCAATTTGGCGTAGAGGCTACTTCACTGTTTTGGCACTTTGTCGATGTTATTTGGATTATTTTGTTTATTCTGATTTATGTCTGGCAATAA
- a CDS encoding LysR family transcriptional regulator has translation MIQATLHQLKVFETVARNGSFTRAAEELLITQPTVSSQVKQLTKAVGLPLLEQIGKSLYLTDAGEDLLETCQDIFEKLSNFEMKVADLKGTKQGQLKLAVITTAKYFVPRLLGSFCQLYPGIDVALKVTNHQEIQQRMSENRDDLYIVSNPHKDMDLKSKSFLDNPLVVVAKKDHPLAQQQNLELKHLNDRPFIMREYGSGTREAILELFDKHKISVKVKLELGSNEAIKQAIAGGLGISILSEHCLISEGISGELTILDFQHFPIKRRWYVSYLAGKKLSVIAETFLDYLLTESPKIPFPESSILAKLTNGKTNLSGLTAERSLIT, from the coding sequence TTGATACAAGCAACTCTGCATCAATTAAAGGTATTTGAGACAGTGGCACGAAATGGTAGTTTTACCCGTGCAGCCGAAGAATTGTTGATCACTCAACCAACTGTTTCTAGTCAAGTTAAACAATTAACTAAGGCAGTAGGGCTGCCATTATTGGAACAAATTGGTAAAAGTTTGTATTTAACTGACGCTGGGGAAGATTTGCTGGAAACTTGCCAGGATATCTTTGAAAAGTTGAGTAACTTTGAGATGAAAGTGGCTGACTTGAAAGGAACTAAACAGGGGCAGTTGAAACTAGCTGTAATTACTACGGCAAAATATTTTGTCCCCAGGTTACTAGGCTCTTTTTGTCAACTCTATCCAGGGATTGATGTTGCTTTGAAAGTCACTAATCATCAAGAAATTCAGCAAAGAATGTCAGAAAATAGAGATGATCTATATATAGTTAGTAATCCTCACAAAGATATGGATTTGAAGAGTAAATCATTTTTAGATAATCCTTTGGTAGTAGTAGCTAAAAAAGATCATCCCTTGGCACAGCAGCAGAATCTTGAACTAAAACATTTAAATGATCGTCCCTTTATTATGAGGGAGTATGGTTCGGGGACAAGAGAGGCAATTCTAGAATTATTTGACAAGCACAAAATATCAGTAAAGGTCAAACTAGAGCTAGGCAGTAACGAAGCCATCAAACAAGCGATCGCCGGAGGGTTAGGTATTTCAATTTTGTCAGAACACTGCCTAATTTCGGAAGGAATATCAGGGGAATTAACCATCTTAGACTTTCAACATTTTCCAATCAAGCGTCGTTGGTACGTATCATACTTAGCAGGAAAAAAACTCTCAGTTATAGCTGAAACTTTTTTAGACTATTTATTAACTGAAAGTCCGAAAATTCCATTTCCAGAATCTAGTATTCTCGCCAAATTGACTAACGGTAAAACTAATCTGAGTGGTCTTACAGCGGAGCGCTCTTTGATCACCTAA
- a CDS encoding DUF952 domain-containing protein yields the protein MNQLIYHITSLAEWDYAQSIGVYQPKGFVIEQFIHCSYLDQLLTVADHFFRGQNSLVILVVEPSKIDSDLVEENLEGGTELYPHLYGLLPCTAVKKALAFPCNADGSFTLPEELKV from the coding sequence TTGAATCAATTGATTTATCATATAACCTCATTGGCTGAGTGGGATTATGCTCAATCTATTGGTGTATATCAACCAAAAGGTTTTGTTATCGAGCAATTTATTCACTGTTCTTATCTTGACCAACTTCTGACAGTAGCAGATCATTTTTTTCGAGGGCAAAATAGTCTTGTTATATTAGTTGTTGAGCCTTCAAAAATAGATAGCGATTTAGTAGAAGAAAATCTTGAAGGAGGAACAGAATTGTATCCTCATCTTTATGGTTTATTGCCCTGCACTGCGGTAAAAAAAGCGCTCGCTTTTCCCTGCAATGCTGATGGTAGCTTCACTCTACCTGAGGAATTAAAAGTTTGA
- the grxC gene encoding glutaredoxin 3 produces MFDFFNSILNRHPERNKANVEIYTWMTCPFCIRAKLLLWWKGVNFTEYKIDGNETARNNMAQRANGKRTVPQIFLNDRHLGGCDDLYDLDARNELDPLLAQSPN; encoded by the coding sequence ATGTTTGATTTTTTCAACTCAATACTTAATCGACATCCAGAACGGAATAAAGCTAACGTAGAGATATATACTTGGATGACTTGCCCTTTTTGTATTCGTGCCAAATTGCTTTTATGGTGGAAAGGGGTGAATTTCACTGAGTATAAAATAGATGGGAACGAAACAGCCCGTAATAATATGGCACAAAGAGCCAACGGCAAAAGAACAGTTCCGCAAATTTTCCTCAATGATCGTCATTTAGGAGGCTGTGACGATCTTTACGATCTAGATGCCAGAAACGAGTTAGATCCTCTATTAGCCCAGTCACCCAACTGA